The following are from one region of the Nostoc cf. commune SO-36 genome:
- the menD gene encoding 2-succinyl-5-enolpyruvyl-6-hydroxy-3-cyclohexene-1-carboxylic-acid synthase, giving the protein MFDLMPIAYRNVNQLWAYILTETLKRLGLTCAIICPGSRSTPLAIAFAQQAPEIEAISILDERSAAFFALGQAKATGRPVVLVCTSGTAGANFYSAVIEASYSRVPLLLLTTDRPPELRDCHSGQTVDQLRLYGNYPNWQTELALPSADLGMLAYLRQTVIHSWERAQNPTKGPVHLNIPFRDPLAPLPDGTDLSYLQSLFESEDFFAGIANPSPIPHSPCPIPKEWKECDRGIIIAGVAQPSQPEEYCRVIAQLSQTLKWPVLAEGLSPIRNYAELNPYLISTYDLILRNQQLAKLLAPEMVIQVGEMPTSKELRTWIDATQPRRWVIDPSDQNLDPLHGRTTHLRISVEDIKAEERNLSLSSKYVQQWCDAETKVRLVVDQTMGKIDEIIESKAAWLISQILPPGTPLFIANSMPVRDVEYFWKPNNLGVRSHFNRGANGIDGTLSTALGIAHRQQSSVMLTGDLALLHDTNGFLIRNKFVGHLTIVLINNNGGGIFEMLPIAKFDPPFEEFFGTPQDIDFAHLCATYNVQHELITSWQELQETLNPLPNTRIRVLEVQTNRKADAKWRQDKLKKFAADIAI; this is encoded by the coding sequence ATGTTTGATTTAATGCCGATCGCCTATAGAAATGTTAATCAACTTTGGGCTTATATTTTAACAGAGACACTAAAGCGGTTGGGATTGACTTGTGCGATCATTTGTCCGGGATCGCGCTCTACACCCTTAGCGATCGCCTTTGCTCAACAAGCGCCTGAGATTGAAGCGATTTCCATTCTCGATGAACGTTCCGCCGCCTTTTTTGCTTTGGGACAAGCTAAAGCAACCGGTCGCCCTGTAGTATTAGTTTGCACCTCTGGTACAGCAGGAGCAAATTTTTATTCAGCAGTCATTGAAGCCTCATATAGTCGCGTCCCACTGTTGCTATTAACCACCGATAGGCCCCCAGAATTGCGAGATTGTCACTCTGGGCAAACTGTAGATCAATTGAGATTATATGGAAACTACCCAAATTGGCAAACAGAGTTAGCCTTACCCTCTGCCGATCTGGGAATGCTAGCTTATCTGCGACAAACGGTAATTCATAGTTGGGAAAGAGCGCAAAATCCTACAAAGGGGCCAGTACATTTGAATATTCCCTTTCGCGATCCCTTAGCACCTCTTCCTGATGGAACTGACTTGAGTTATTTGCAATCGCTGTTTGAATCAGAAGACTTTTTCGCAGGAATAGCAAACCCATCCCCCATTCCCCATTCCCCATGCCCCATTCCCAAAGAATGGAAAGAGTGCGATCGCGGTATCATTATCGCAGGTGTTGCCCAACCATCGCAACCAGAGGAATATTGTAGAGTGATCGCGCAACTTTCCCAAACTCTCAAATGGCCTGTGCTAGCTGAGGGACTTTCCCCAATAAGAAATTATGCCGAACTCAACCCCTATTTAATTTCCACTTATGACCTGATTTTGCGAAATCAGCAACTAGCAAAGCTGCTAGCGCCCGAAATGGTGATCCAGGTGGGTGAAATGCCTACGAGTAAAGAACTGCGTACCTGGATAGATGCAACCCAACCGCGACGCTGGGTAATTGACCCCAGTGACCAAAATCTCGATCCTTTACACGGGAGAACGACGCATTTAAGGATATCTGTAGAAGACATAAAGGCAGAGGAGAGAAATTTATCTTTATCCTCAAAATATGTGCAGCAATGGTGTGATGCGGAAACTAAGGTCAGGTTAGTGGTTGACCAGACGATGGGAAAAATAGATGAAATCATTGAGAGTAAAGCAGCCTGGTTAATTTCTCAGATTTTACCGCCTGGAACGCCTCTGTTTATTGCCAATAGTATGCCTGTGCGGGATGTGGAATATTTCTGGAAACCTAATAATTTAGGAGTGCGATCGCACTTTAACCGGGGTGCAAATGGTATAGATGGCACATTATCCACAGCTTTAGGAATTGCCCATCGCCAGCAAAGTAGTGTGATGTTAACCGGAGATTTAGCTCTGTTGCATGACACCAATGGTTTTTTAATCCGCAATAAATTTGTCGGACATTTGACGATTGTGTTAATCAATAACAATGGCGGTGGGATTTTTGAAATGTTACCCATTGCCAAATTTGATCCACCATTTGAAGAGTTTTTCGGCACTCCCCAGGATATTGATTTTGCTCATTTGTGCGCTACTTATAATGTGCAGCATGAATTGATTACTTCTTGGCAGGAATTGCAGGAAACATTAAACCCACTACCAAATACAAGAATTCGGGTTTTAGAGGTGCAGACAAATCGCAAAGCCGATGCTAAGTGGCGACAAGATAAATTGAAAAAGTTTGCCGCAGATATTGCAATTTAA
- a CDS encoding site-specific DNA-methyltransferase: MATGIPSRNSRKSQKQNVIPFRLEYEGKIPIEDILKIPVAKLHRIISIDQHPRNRLIYGENLRVLSSFLNDDTIAGKVSLIYIDPPYATGSSFESRQRDHAYHDLMEGAEYLEFLRQRLVLLRELLSDEGSIYIHLDDKMACAVKIIMDEIFGSKNFRNLITRKKCNPKNYTRKQYGNTADYILFYTKTDNYIWNQPFNPWTETTAKKEYQYVEKETGRVYKKVPVHAPGVRKGATGQPWRGILPPPGKHWQYTPETLDEMDARGEIYWSPTGNPRRKVYLDNSQGISVQDIWLDFKDAHNQNIKITGYPTEKNPDMIKRIILASSNEGDIVLDAFAGSGTTAAVAEELGRKWIAIDNSQLAIATIVQRLVKGTEAMGDFINGNSSAKHEQKCLIGINRILRSGLDLYIEETPELDFISDNVIHDWDSKLNFQANLV; the protein is encoded by the coding sequence ATGGCAACAGGAATACCTAGTCGAAATAGTCGTAAAAGTCAAAAACAAAATGTCATTCCTTTTCGTCTGGAATATGAAGGGAAAATTCCTATAGAGGATATATTAAAAATTCCTGTAGCCAAGTTACATCGCATAATCAGTATAGATCAACATCCAAGAAACAGACTCATCTATGGAGAGAATTTAAGAGTTCTTAGTTCATTCTTGAACGATGATACTATCGCGGGTAAAGTTAGTTTAATTTATATTGATCCTCCCTATGCAACAGGGAGTAGTTTTGAGTCTCGTCAAAGAGACCATGCTTACCACGACCTAATGGAAGGTGCGGAATACTTAGAGTTTTTACGTCAACGACTAGTTTTATTAAGAGAACTTTTATCAGATGAAGGTTCTATTTATATACATTTAGATGACAAGATGGCTTGTGCTGTCAAAATTATAATGGATGAAATTTTTGGTTCTAAAAACTTTCGCAATTTGATTACAAGAAAAAAATGCAACCCAAAAAACTATACACGAAAACAGTACGGAAACACCGCTGACTACATTCTATTTTACACAAAAACAGATAATTATATATGGAATCAGCCTTTTAACCCTTGGACTGAAACTACTGCAAAGAAAGAGTATCAATATGTTGAAAAGGAGACTGGAAGAGTTTATAAGAAAGTTCCTGTTCATGCACCAGGTGTAAGAAAAGGTGCAACAGGTCAACCCTGGAGAGGAATATTACCTCCTCCAGGTAAACACTGGCAATATACTCCAGAAACTTTAGACGAAATGGATGCACGCGGAGAGATTTACTGGTCACCAACAGGGAATCCAAGAAGAAAAGTTTATTTGGATAATAGCCAGGGTATTTCAGTCCAAGATATTTGGCTTGACTTCAAGGATGCTCACAATCAAAATATTAAAATTACTGGCTATCCAACAGAAAAAAATCCAGATATGATCAAACGAATAATTCTAGCCTCATCTAATGAGGGAGATATTGTGTTAGATGCATTTGCTGGAAGTGGTACTACTGCTGCTGTAGCTGAAGAGTTAGGTAGAAAATGGATAGCTATTGATAATTCTCAACTTGCTATAGCTACAATAGTTCAGCGTTTAGTTAAAGGGACAGAAGCAATGGGTGACTTCATTAACGGAAATAGTTCCGCTAAACATGAACAAAAGTGCTTAATAGGTATAAATAGAATTTTACGAAGTGGTCTAGATTTATATATTGAAGAAACACCAGAATTAGACTTTATCTCTGATAATGTAATACATGATTGGGATAGCAAACTTAACTTTCAAGCCAATCTTGTGTAA
- the folB gene encoding dihydroneopterin aldolase, whose protein sequence is MDCIHLTGIRGYGYTGYLPEEQVLGQWFEVDVRLWLDISTAAKTDAIEDTLDYRSVISLIQHLIKTSKFALVEKLVVTIADSILQECDRVIKVQVTLSKPAAPIPDFGGKISIELTKSKSNL, encoded by the coding sequence ATGGACTGCATTCATTTAACGGGAATTCGTGGCTATGGCTACACTGGGTATTTACCAGAAGAACAGGTGCTAGGACAATGGTTTGAGGTGGATGTGAGGTTATGGTTGGATATCTCCACAGCGGCCAAGACTGACGCGATCGAAGACACTTTAGATTATCGCAGCGTCATTAGCTTGATACAACATCTGATCAAAACGTCTAAGTTTGCTTTGGTGGAAAAATTGGTAGTAACGATCGCAGATTCTATTCTCCAAGAGTGCGATCGTGTAATAAAAGTCCAAGTCACTCTCAGCAAACCTGCTGCACCTATTCCAGACTTTGGTGGCAAAATTAGCATTGAACTGACTAAAAGTAAGTCCAATCTCTAA